The Chryseobacterium glaciei DNA window AACTTTTCTTTTTTAAATCACGAAGAATGAGTTGCCTTAATTTTTTTTAATTTATTTATTTTTTAAACGCAAAGGTTTCATTTATATATCTTCTTATTTTTAGTTGAGCAAAGGCAAATAAAATTTGCTGCGCGAAGCTTGAAAACATTAAGCTTAATCAAATCAACTTGTTGATTATCCTTTGCTCACTTATAATATGATACTTATAAAATAAAACTTTGCGTCAAAAATATCTCACTGATTTTGCAGATTACGCAGATGTTTACATTTTATCATTCTTTTTCCTAATTATGATGTTTAAGATCTAGTTTTATCTTTTTCAGATCCTCCAATTCATGAACAGGTCTTTCAATATTGTACGGAATTGGCATTTTTGAAAATGTCTGGAAATACAACAGACAGGCATCTTTCCACCAAACAGCATCCTTAGACTGAATTTTCAGTTTTGACTGAACCTGTTTAAATCGTTCAGCATCAACATAAGGTTCCATTTTATCCCAAATTTTCTGATATTCACGAACATTTTTCACGCCTGAATCATATTTAAAACATAACTCTTCCCATAACGTTTTTCCATCTTTCATTTGATAACTCCACGGAACATGATGAAACCAAAGGAGAAGATTTTCCGGACAGGTTTCTATATTTCCGAACGTATTATTTAATGGTGAAAAATATTGCGAAACGGCGTTGCTTCCTGATTTTGTTCTGTCGAATCCTACTCCATTTTCATCGGCTTTGTGATAATAAACAGGCATCCAATCCGGTCTTCCTCCCTGAATATTTCCCCACGGTTCGGGTCCATAATGATGATCGAACGCAAAAATATGGTGTAAACCGAGCGGCATCATATAATCTACCGCGGTTTCTCTTGACGAAAGCATCATTTCTTTCACAGGATTCACAAATTTTTGATTATCTGTGAAAGTCATTTTAAGCCATTCATTGACAATTTGTTCAGAACTTAATTCATGATTCCAAGCTAATCTTCCGAAAGCGTACCAATTGGCTTGTGCAAAGATATTTCCTGTCCAATTCGTATCTTCACCGATATTGGCAACGCCTGCAATGGCCGTTATTTTATTATTTCTTAAACTTCCGTCTGTAATTTTGGCTACGGTTGAGCCTTTTCCATCAGCGTAAGTATCACTTTCCAGCGTTTCTTTAAACAAAGGCGCCAGAAAAACCAAGTGATTTGAAAACCCTAAATATTCCTGAGTAATTTGAAATTCTGCCATTTCTGAAGTCTTTTTTAACGCTCCAAATAATGGATTAAATGGTTCACGAGGCTGAAAATCAATCGGTCCATTTTTGATTTGAACAATGACATTATCCTTAAATTTTCCGTCTAAAGGAAGAAATTCTAAATAAGCCTGTTTTGCCCGATCTTCTTTGCTTGGACTGTACACAAAAGCTCTCCACATAACAATTCCACCAAAAGGTTTTAATACATCTGCCATCATGTTAGCTCCATCGGCGTGGGTTCTTCCATAATCTTGCGGCC harbors:
- a CDS encoding alpha-glucuronidase, which codes for MNNFRTYLLIFLLFPLSFFAEDGSQLWLRFPNVKKGISADKIISKGKNPTLEIAKKELTTYWQGQMIELRTEKSLKHLKDGYIIKSNSDKIIISAGKENGLLYGVYHILRLQQTKSDVNHLNITEKPSYDVRILNHWDNLDGSVERGYAGKSLWKWEDLPNKISPRYEEYARANASIGINSVVLNNVNASPNMLRTDYLQKVKVLANIFRPYGIKVYLSVNFSSPKVLGRLENSDPLNKNVQNWWKDKTSEIYKLIPDFGGFLVKANSEGQPGPQDYGRTHADGANMMADVLKPFGGIVMWRAFVYSPSKEDRAKQAYLEFLPLDGKFKDNVIVQIKNGPIDFQPREPFNPLFGALKKTSEMAEFQITQEYLGFSNHLVFLAPLFKETLESDTYADGKGSTVAKITDGSLRNNKITAIAGVANIGEDTNWTGNIFAQANWYAFGRLAWNHELSSEQIVNEWLKMTFTDNQKFVNPVKEMMLSSRETAVDYMMPLGLHHIFAFDHHYGPEPWGNIQGGRPDWMPVYYHKADENGVGFDRTKSGSNAVSQYFSPLNNTFGNIETCPENLLLWFHHVPWSYQMKDGKTLWEELCFKYDSGVKNVREYQKIWDKMEPYVDAERFKQVQSKLKIQSKDAVWWKDACLLYFQTFSKMPIPYNIERPVHELEDLKKIKLDLKHHN